A genomic window from Clostridia bacterium includes:
- a CDS encoding MurR/RpiR family transcriptional regulator, whose protein sequence is MGKVEGACLLKVQGVLATLPPSEQRVALRVLEHPRKVVQSTITELARECDVSESTVVRFCKNLGLDGYKEFRIAIAQELGALIPELVVGELDTAREMGTLAESVFSNNIRALQATLNSLDYEAVNRAIDALASARRVDFYGAGPSSVVAMDAYIKFMRIGLSTGYNSNAHLQAVSAAVLTPLDVAVGISYSGSTRDTIDALTIARNTGATTVAVTNFHDMPICDAADIVICTSADESLFQGGAMASRTAQLAVIDLIFVGTVSRRPDVFSGQFAKTRAALLAKLRGCSNASPQSNRSDRALPRKENERQEQGSGR, encoded by the coding sequence GTGGGCAAGGTTGAGGGGGCTTGCCTCCTAAAGGTGCAAGGTGTGCTGGCCACATTGCCTCCAAGTGAACAGAGGGTGGCTCTGCGCGTGCTGGAGCACCCGAGGAAAGTCGTTCAGTCCACAATAACCGAACTGGCTCGCGAGTGTGACGTCTCGGAATCGACTGTAGTGCGATTCTGTAAGAACCTGGGTCTGGACGGATACAAGGAATTTCGCATTGCCATAGCTCAGGAATTAGGGGCTCTGATACCGGAGCTCGTCGTGGGCGAGCTCGACACGGCGCGCGAGATGGGAACACTCGCTGAGAGTGTGTTCTCCAACAATATCAGGGCCCTCCAGGCCACCTTGAACTCGCTGGATTACGAGGCAGTAAACCGGGCAATCGATGCGCTGGCCAGTGCTAGGAGAGTGGACTTCTACGGGGCAGGCCCCTCCAGCGTTGTCGCAATGGACGCGTATATCAAGTTCATGCGGATAGGATTGTCAACAGGGTACAACTCCAACGCCCACTTGCAGGCCGTTTCGGCCGCAGTGCTGACACCGCTGGATGTGGCGGTCGGGATCTCATATTCAGGTTCTACTCGAGACACCATCGACGCGTTGACCATCGCTAGGAACACCGGGGCGACCACGGTTGCGGTGACGAATTTTCACGACATGCCCATATGCGACGCGGCGGATATCGTCATATGCACCAGTGCTGATGAGTCGCTCTTCCAGGGAGGCGCCATGGCGTCGCGCACGGCTCAGCTGGCTGTGATCGACTTGATCTTCGTGGGCACAGTCAGCAGGAGGCCCGATGTGTTCTCCGGTCAGTTCGCCAAGACCAGGGCCGCACTTCTCGCTAAGCTGAGGGGCTGCTCAAACGCCTCGCCGCAGTCGAATAGGAGCGATCGAGCGCTGCCCCGGAAGGAGAACGAGAGGCAGGAACAGGGGAGTGGCCGATGA
- a CDS encoding 2-amino-3,7-dideoxy-D-threo-hept-6-ulosonate synthase, protein MIGKNVRMKSLINPRTGRTVIVAMDHGQIIGPAHGLENPLEAFRRVVKGKPDAILTTRGMVERGWEALDPAIGLMIRITGGFTVLGGKFEEALISSVSHALKLGATGVAVTVKYGHEREDEFTRQASLVADDCYDWGMPLMTEVWPAGKNVDKPSNLSAVKLGARAAAEFGTDIVKTFYPGSEEGCAEVVAGCPVPVVVLGGEKVDAPIETFQMVESAMKAGAAGVAMGRNVWGQPDPTRMIEALRGIVHEGWSAEQADSYCGRQG, encoded by the coding sequence ATGATCGGAAAAAACGTTAGGATGAAGTCTCTCATCAACCCCCGAACCGGGCGCACGGTCATTGTCGCCATGGACCACGGACAGATCATAGGGCCCGCGCATGGGCTTGAAAACCCGCTTGAAGCGTTCCGCCGCGTGGTCAAGGGCAAACCCGACGCCATACTGACTACGCGCGGCATGGTGGAGCGGGGCTGGGAAGCGCTCGATCCCGCAATTGGCCTCATGATCCGCATCACTGGAGGTTTCACTGTTCTCGGAGGCAAGTTCGAGGAGGCGCTGATCAGTTCGGTTTCGCACGCGCTGAAACTCGGCGCTACTGGGGTCGCCGTGACTGTGAAGTACGGCCATGAGAGGGAAGACGAGTTCACGCGGCAGGCATCGCTTGTTGCTGACGATTGCTATGACTGGGGCATGCCGCTGATGACCGAGGTGTGGCCGGCAGGCAAGAATGTAGATAAGCCTTCCAATCTTTCAGCAGTGAAACTGGGCGCCCGGGCTGCGGCCGAATTCGGCACTGATATCGTGAAGACCTTCTACCCTGGCTCCGAAGAGGGTTGTGCCGAGGTGGTCGCGGGGTGCCCTGTGCCTGTGGTGGTGCTTGGAGGCGAGAAGGTCGATGCGCCTATTGAGACATTCCAGATGGTCGAGTCGGCTATGAAGGCGGGCGCAGCGGGCGTAGCCATGGGTAGGAACGTGTGGGGCCAGCCCGACCCAACGAGGATGATAGAGGCGCTTCGTGGCATCGTACATGAGGGATGGAGCGCGGAACAGGCGGATAGCTACTGCGGAAGGCAGGGTTGA
- a CDS encoding alcohol dehydrogenase catalytic domain-containing protein: MSTMKAAVLLAPGKIEIQEREMPSVGPNEVLVKVRACGICSFERRLYSGEKSIGYPVVPGHEASGVVVEVGEAVRRTLAPGTRVALDLLNRCGECEFCRTGRGNLCKYMYRGHLNLLGGFGQYVSVPSEQVFEISESISFEEAALAEPTACTIHSLNKAGARFTETMLVYGVGPMGMLHVIVGAAMGLEVGVVDPDPARRQIALSLGARFAAASGPDAELKQTVTDGFGASPDIVIVTAPVIAAVHSALAVAGNTSRIVLFGMFPKGAMWDADPNKIHYSEVQVMGSESRTPLDFLTAVRAISSGIVNVRSMVSKVVPLDDVAKALSENASVDTMRVVLSMDAQ, from the coding sequence ATGTCTACCATGAAGGCTGCGGTTCTGCTTGCACCGGGCAAGATAGAGATTCAGGAGAGAGAGATGCCATCAGTGGGGCCCAACGAGGTTCTCGTAAAGGTGAGAGCCTGCGGGATATGCAGTTTCGAGAGGCGGCTATACAGCGGGGAGAAGAGCATAGGGTACCCGGTGGTTCCGGGGCATGAGGCGTCGGGCGTGGTCGTGGAGGTAGGAGAGGCGGTAAGACGTACTCTGGCGCCTGGGACTCGAGTGGCGCTAGACCTGCTGAACAGGTGCGGTGAATGTGAGTTCTGCCGCACTGGCAGGGGCAATCTGTGCAAGTATATGTACCGGGGTCACCTGAATCTGCTCGGAGGCTTCGGCCAGTACGTTTCCGTGCCGTCGGAGCAGGTGTTTGAAATAAGCGAATCCATTAGCTTCGAGGAAGCGGCCCTCGCTGAGCCCACGGCATGCACCATCCATTCGCTGAACAAGGCCGGGGCACGCTTTACAGAGACCATGCTGGTGTACGGTGTGGGACCCATGGGTATGCTTCACGTCATCGTTGGAGCTGCGATGGGCCTCGAAGTGGGTGTTGTAGATCCTGATCCGGCGAGGAGGCAGATAGCCTTGTCGTTAGGCGCCAGGTTCGCCGCAGCATCTGGGCCTGATGCTGAGCTCAAGCAGACTGTGACTGATGGATTCGGAGCATCGCCTGATATTGTGATCGTCACTGCTCCAGTGATCGCCGCTGTTCACTCGGCTTTGGCGGTGGCGGGGAATACCTCTAGGATAGTGCTTTTCGGCATGTTCCCGAAAGGCGCCATGTGGGACGCGGATCCTAACAAGATCCATTACTCAGAAGTACAGGTGATGGGGAGCGAGAGTCGGACACCGCTGGACTTCCTCACCGCGGTTCGCGCCATATCGTCTGGCATCGTGAATGTGAGATCCATGGTCTCCAAAGTTGTTCCGCTTGACGATGTTGCGAAGGCTCTGTCGGAGAATGCATCCGTTGACACAATGCGCGTGGTGCTCTCTATGGACGCTCAGTGA
- a CDS encoding sugar phosphate isomerase/epimerase family protein, giving the protein MQFGVTTMVFYSRPLDEAIQAIARCGYDFAELWMDQVWRDFPSRPAEGVRRVLEKSGIGATVHCPVMDVNITSPNIGIRNESIRQLLDCIEFAHEIGARLVVVHPGRRFSVKEPFTEHWKAQVEALGRAFDKGASLGVTLALENMEIDKGVASVTDYPDMLRVVKDCGVEDLKITLDTAHMRDTKVVLRFIENLGPRIAHVHVSDATDKALHLRIGEGTLDLPAIARSLEEHRFSGIYSLETYIPGDEDALADEKRKLARLFD; this is encoded by the coding sequence ATGCAATTCGGCGTAACAACAATGGTGTTCTACTCAAGGCCGCTCGATGAGGCCATTCAAGCCATAGCCAGGTGCGGGTACGACTTCGCAGAGCTTTGGATGGACCAGGTATGGAGGGACTTCCCCAGCCGCCCCGCAGAGGGCGTGCGCCGGGTGCTCGAGAAGTCCGGAATTGGGGCCACCGTCCACTGCCCGGTCATGGACGTGAATATCACCTCGCCCAACATCGGCATAAGGAACGAATCCATCAGGCAGCTCCTTGACTGCATAGAGTTCGCGCACGAGATAGGCGCCCGACTCGTGGTCGTTCACCCAGGCAGACGGTTTTCAGTGAAGGAGCCCTTCACGGAGCACTGGAAGGCACAGGTGGAGGCACTTGGACGTGCGTTCGACAAGGGCGCGTCGCTTGGAGTGACGCTGGCCCTGGAAAACATGGAGATCGACAAGGGTGTAGCGTCCGTAACAGATTACCCCGACATGCTGAGGGTCGTGAAAGACTGCGGCGTGGAGGATCTCAAGATAACCCTCGATACCGCGCACATGCGGGATACCAAGGTCGTACTGCGGTTCATAGAGAACCTCGGACCGAGGATCGCTCACGTGCATGTGAGCGACGCCACTGACAAGGCCCTCCACCTTCGAATAGGCGAAGGGACGCTGGATTTGCCGGCCATTGCGCGATCACTCGAGGAGCATCGATTTTCGGGCATATACTCGCTTGAGACCTACATACCGGGTGATGAAGACGCCCTGGCTGATGAAAAGCGGAAGTTGGCCCGGCTATTCGATTAG
- a CDS encoding ABC transporter substrate-binding protein codes for MRRCAAKRIVISCVAAIALLALCVGSVAAGPARIKLSYWHFLGGDMGKRHETLIKEFNKANPDIEVEPLYSGNAWTMRDKLLTAVAGKQPPDVSMIDQFWAAQLASTGAIVKMQTLIDGSDGIDKADVNKTAWMTATVDGEIWTMPYAMSNIVLYYNKDAFKAAGLDPEKPPTTWTELVDCAKKLTRDVNGDGKVDEWGLSFPVKADAGTVYYYIAFLWQAGGELYNSDFSKVAFNSPAGVEALKFWVDLVNKHGVLPVAPPTEGFTVGRIAMEMASSSTLETRQAKCKFPIGVAHMPAGKNKVTGVGGNNLAIFKNSPEKEAAAWKFVKWMSSPEMNLRWSTMTGYTPLRTSVVNSQVYKDYLKANPEVATMAAQMAFAKPRPNNETYPEVSRILGLAVEKALFSKADPKQLLDEAAAEANEAIKSIVKK; via the coding sequence ATGAGACGGTGTGCTGCGAAACGGATCGTGATCTCTTGCGTCGCTGCGATTGCACTTCTGGCGCTCTGTGTGGGCTCCGTCGCGGCGGGACCCGCCAGGATCAAGCTGAGCTACTGGCATTTCCTCGGCGGAGATATGGGCAAACGTCATGAGACGCTGATCAAGGAGTTCAACAAGGCAAACCCCGACATCGAGGTGGAGCCGCTCTATTCTGGCAACGCCTGGACCATGCGGGACAAGCTGCTCACCGCTGTAGCAGGGAAGCAGCCCCCGGACGTATCGATGATCGATCAGTTCTGGGCGGCTCAACTTGCGTCCACCGGAGCCATCGTCAAGATGCAGACGCTGATTGACGGCTCCGACGGGATCGACAAGGCGGATGTAAACAAGACCGCGTGGATGACCGCCACTGTGGACGGCGAGATATGGACCATGCCATATGCCATGAGCAATATTGTACTCTACTATAACAAGGACGCTTTCAAGGCTGCCGGACTGGATCCGGAGAAGCCTCCGACCACATGGACGGAGCTGGTGGATTGCGCCAAGAAACTTACCCGCGATGTGAACGGGGACGGCAAGGTCGACGAGTGGGGCCTGTCATTCCCAGTCAAGGCGGACGCCGGAACCGTCTACTACTACATAGCCTTCCTGTGGCAGGCGGGCGGAGAGCTGTACAACAGCGACTTCAGCAAGGTTGCGTTCAACAGCCCCGCCGGTGTGGAGGCGCTCAAGTTCTGGGTCGATCTCGTTAATAAGCATGGCGTCCTCCCGGTGGCCCCGCCGACCGAGGGCTTCACGGTGGGAAGAATCGCCATGGAAATGGCGAGTTCATCAACTCTAGAAACCAGGCAGGCCAAGTGCAAGTTCCCCATCGGTGTGGCGCACATGCCGGCTGGGAAGAACAAGGTTACCGGAGTGGGCGGAAACAACCTGGCCATATTCAAGAACTCCCCCGAGAAGGAAGCTGCAGCCTGGAAGTTCGTGAAGTGGATGAGCAGCCCGGAAATGAACCTCAGGTGGAGCACCATGACGGGATACACACCACTCAGGACATCTGTGGTCAACTCCCAGGTCTACAAGGACTATCTCAAGGCCAATCCGGAGGTGGCCACGATGGCTGCCCAGATGGCATTCGCCAAGCCGCGTCCTAACAACGAGACCTACCCCGAGGTATCGCGTATTCTGGGGCTGGCGGTTGAGAAAGCCCTGTTCTCAAAGGCCGATCCAAAGCAGCTGCTCGACGAGGCCGCAGCAGAGGCCAACGAGGCCATCAAGTCCATTGTCAAGAAGTAG
- a CDS encoding carbohydrate ABC transporter permease: protein MPTNAIMGNSRGANAAHARRVVSKTAGTALVHAVLIVGAIFMALPFVWMILTSLKDDSEVFTYSLQWLPSKLNFDGYKEVWTEISFARMYLNSFIVAGGITICQLITSALAGYAFARLDFPGRDTVFMIYLSAMMIPHQATVIPSFILVRNLGMVDKYSALILPFAAGPFGAFMLRQFFLGMPRSLEEAAIIDGCSRFGVLRHVVLPLCKPAMVTLGLFQFMFAWNDFMWPLIVTNKMSMRTLQVGLALLRAEASTNWPMLMAATVLATVPVLVAFLAAQRQFIESIAFTGLKY from the coding sequence ATGCCTACAAACGCAATCATGGGCAACAGCAGGGGAGCCAACGCCGCCCACGCCAGGCGTGTTGTGTCCAAGACCGCGGGCACGGCGCTGGTGCATGCAGTGCTGATAGTCGGCGCGATATTCATGGCGCTGCCGTTTGTATGGATGATACTTACGTCGCTCAAAGACGATAGCGAAGTGTTCACGTATTCGCTCCAGTGGCTTCCATCCAAACTCAACTTCGACGGCTACAAAGAGGTATGGACGGAGATATCTTTTGCGCGCATGTATCTGAATAGCTTCATTGTGGCAGGGGGCATCACCATATGCCAGCTCATCACGAGCGCTCTGGCGGGGTATGCGTTCGCGAGGCTGGATTTCCCCGGCCGGGACACGGTCTTCATGATCTACCTCTCAGCCATGATGATACCGCACCAGGCCACTGTCATACCCTCGTTCATACTGGTTCGGAACCTAGGAATGGTCGACAAGTACTCCGCGCTCATACTTCCATTTGCAGCCGGACCTTTCGGCGCGTTCATGCTAAGGCAATTCTTCCTGGGAATGCCCAGGTCTTTGGAGGAAGCAGCGATCATCGATGGTTGCTCCCGATTCGGAGTTCTACGACACGTAGTATTGCCTCTGTGCAAACCTGCAATGGTTACTCTAGGACTATTCCAGTTCATGTTTGCATGGAACGACTTCATGTGGCCACTGATAGTAACAAATAAGATGTCCATGAGGACCCTCCAAGTTGGTCTGGCTCTGCTGCGTGCAGAGGCATCGACCAACTGGCCGATGCTCATGGCTGCCACGGTCTTGGCAACAGTGCCAGTACTGGTGGCCTTCCTGGCCGCACAGAGGCAATTTATCGAGAGTATCGCTTTCACCGGGCTGAAGTACTAG
- a CDS encoding sugar ABC transporter permease, with amino-acid sequence MNTCGARLHSEERKTAFVALLPSMAIFCLFTVYPVIYSLYLSFFDCSLLGGQKTFIGFGNYARMMASSDFRVALANTAKYAIGTVPIGATLSMFVAVLLNMKLRGRGLYRVAYFMPVVTSMVAVAIVWMWVFDPYYGLFNALLEKVGISGPAWLADPRWSLPSVIMLGIWKNLGYNMVIFLAGLQDVPAEYYESAEIDGAGAWQKFLYVTMPLMRTTIGFVLVMSTIKSFQVFGQVYVMTGGGPMNSTMVLVYYIYRQAFEFYKSGYASAVAWFLFALILVLTMLQKRLLKAED; translated from the coding sequence ATGAACACGTGCGGCGCTCGCTTGCACTCCGAGGAGAGGAAGACGGCGTTTGTGGCCCTCTTGCCGTCGATGGCCATTTTCTGTCTCTTCACTGTGTATCCTGTCATCTACTCCCTCTATCTCAGTTTCTTCGACTGCTCGTTGTTGGGCGGTCAGAAGACGTTCATAGGCTTCGGAAACTACGCGAGGATGATGGCGAGCTCTGATTTCAGGGTGGCGCTGGCCAATACCGCAAAGTACGCCATCGGAACAGTTCCAATCGGCGCAACGCTCTCAATGTTCGTGGCAGTATTGCTCAACATGAAGCTGAGGGGCCGCGGCTTATACAGAGTAGCTTACTTCATGCCGGTGGTCACATCGATGGTGGCGGTGGCCATCGTGTGGATGTGGGTGTTCGACCCGTATTACGGCCTATTCAACGCGCTTCTGGAGAAAGTTGGAATCTCGGGGCCTGCGTGGCTCGCCGATCCGCGCTGGTCATTGCCTTCGGTGATAATGCTTGGCATATGGAAAAACCTCGGCTACAACATGGTGATCTTCCTGGCGGGTCTGCAGGATGTGCCCGCGGAGTACTATGAGAGCGCTGAGATAGACGGCGCCGGGGCTTGGCAGAAGTTTCTCTATGTGACTATGCCGCTGATGCGCACGACGATCGGGTTCGTGTTGGTCATGAGCACTATCAAGTCGTTCCAGGTATTCGGGCAGGTCTACGTGATGACAGGCGGCGGGCCCATGAACTCGACCATGGTCCTTGTCTACTATATCTACAGGCAGGCGTTTGAGTTCTACAAGAGCGGGTACGCTTCCGCTGTGGCCTGGTTCTTGTTCGCTTTGATACTTGTTCTGACCATGCTTCAGAAGAGACTCCTCAAGGCTGAGGACTGA
- a CDS encoding DMT family transporter — protein MAARGEGSSTARNRTGARFLDGPLPLERDAEGFRRGRACMALYVLSNSAANMIERVAVAAAPPAAVTSIEVWTTAAVSILFRWVQARLQARADGAGSAVKAEGRPAARTIELWHFAAAGLLGPVTGTHSFLTAMRLGGVGFTVAIVQTWSLWAILMGILLLKEKGSWRLAIGVPASLVGILLISTQQQSLSDVSAFLSSGLPWAVLASLCFAGSSVLIRRGLSRGADQGIGFVVQYLTASILLAARAAADPAPLASLGLARIGMIMCAGVLAGVVAMGFMYRALAMCPISKVMLISASYPAIVNVLSWAFLGESVTVTGIVGILLVTSSCVWTQVEND, from the coding sequence ATGGCAGCACGAGGTGAGGGAAGCTCAACTGCCCGTAACAGAACGGGCGCCCGCTTTCTGGATGGCCCGCTGCCCCTCGAACGAGACGCCGAGGGGTTTCGTCGCGGGCGCGCTTGCATGGCCCTGTATGTTCTGTCCAATTCGGCCGCGAACATGATCGAACGGGTAGCTGTGGCGGCGGCGCCTCCGGCAGCGGTCACATCAATCGAGGTTTGGACGACTGCTGCCGTGTCGATTCTGTTTCGGTGGGTCCAGGCCAGGTTGCAGGCACGTGCGGATGGGGCAGGAAGCGCGGTGAAGGCTGAGGGGCGTCCCGCTGCGCGCACCATTGAGCTTTGGCACTTCGCGGCAGCAGGGCTTCTGGGGCCAGTCACCGGAACCCATAGCTTCCTCACTGCTATGAGGCTCGGAGGGGTCGGGTTCACTGTAGCAATCGTCCAAACATGGAGCCTGTGGGCGATACTCATGGGTATACTGCTGCTCAAAGAGAAGGGCAGCTGGCGGCTTGCGATCGGTGTTCCCGCGTCTCTGGTCGGCATACTCTTAATATCCACTCAGCAGCAGAGTCTATCTGATGTGTCCGCTTTCCTGTCGTCCGGCCTTCCCTGGGCGGTGCTGGCTTCGCTCTGTTTTGCCGGGTCATCCGTCCTGATCAGGCGAGGCTTATCCAGGGGAGCCGATCAGGGAATCGGATTCGTGGTCCAGTACCTCACAGCATCCATTCTGCTGGCGGCCAGAGCTGCTGCCGATCCAGCGCCCCTTGCCTCTCTCGGCCTGGCCAGGATAGGCATGATCATGTGCGCTGGCGTGTTGGCGGGCGTGGTGGCCATGGGTTTCATGTACAGGGCGCTGGCGATGTGCCCCATCTCCAAGGTCATGTTGATAAGCGCGTCATATCCAGCTATCGTAAACGTACTCTCATGGGCTTTCCTCGGTGAATCGGTCACAGTAACGGGCATCGTCGGGATACTGTTAGTAACGTCTTCATGTGTGTGGACTCAGGTGGAAAACGACTGA
- a CDS encoding aldehyde dehydrogenase family protein translates to MNPYDYVKKEPYKLYINGEFVPSASGETFDIINPVNNERFATAYRGGKADVEKAILAARDAFDHGPWGKTTNYQRSQLLLKTRDLMSQRLEEFAALEALDCGKIFTSSLYYEAVKGLDGFEYSAGKARCLEGKVVPVDGEGRYFNYVIWQPQGVVGEILPWNGPLMMGAFKVASILAAGNTVIIKPSSWASLSILAMAELFHEAGFPPGVVNVVTGSGGEVGSALVESPLVDMVSMTGGTETGKKVIADSSKTVKDIALELGGKSPNIVFPDIEWESAVKWTRFGFTLSSGQVCVSGARLILHRSIYDEFLTQLKIECEKMIPGDGFDYEKGVNLPPLIHKQHAAKVWSYIEKGKAEGARLITGGVPYTDPALAKGNFVPPTVFADVTPEMTIFQEEIFGPVLTVTPFETEQEAIDLANGTPFGLAGAVFTNDCRRALRVAEAIKAGQIYVNTYFSKAINESPGAGWKESGLGIAGIQKYMRSKTVFMDMSEGTLPPQ, encoded by the coding sequence TCAATAACGAGAGATTTGCCACAGCTTACAGAGGCGGCAAAGCAGATGTTGAAAAAGCGATTCTGGCAGCCAGGGATGCTTTCGACCACGGTCCTTGGGGCAAGACGACCAACTACCAGAGAAGCCAGCTCTTGCTGAAGACCAGAGACCTAATGTCGCAGCGACTGGAGGAATTCGCCGCGCTGGAGGCGTTGGACTGTGGCAAGATCTTTACCAGTTCCTTGTACTATGAAGCAGTTAAGGGACTAGACGGTTTTGAGTATAGTGCTGGCAAGGCTCGCTGCCTGGAAGGCAAGGTCGTGCCGGTTGACGGAGAAGGCAGATACTTCAACTATGTAATCTGGCAACCCCAGGGAGTCGTTGGTGAGATATTGCCCTGGAACGGTCCACTGATGATGGGCGCTTTCAAAGTTGCGTCCATTTTGGCTGCCGGTAATACTGTCATCATCAAGCCTTCGTCTTGGGCTTCCTTAAGCATCCTGGCCATGGCGGAGCTATTTCACGAAGCCGGATTCCCGCCGGGAGTTGTCAACGTTGTAACCGGTTCCGGCGGTGAAGTCGGCAGCGCATTGGTTGAAAGTCCGTTAGTGGATATGGTATCCATGACCGGCGGCACCGAGACAGGCAAGAAGGTCATTGCTGATTCCAGCAAGACTGTCAAGGACATTGCTTTGGAGCTGGGCGGCAAAAGCCCCAACATCGTTTTCCCGGATATTGAGTGGGAATCCGCTGTCAAGTGGACTCGTTTCGGTTTTACCCTAAGCTCCGGACAGGTTTGCGTTTCCGGCGCCCGCCTCATTTTGCATCGATCCATATATGATGAATTCTTGACCCAACTGAAGATCGAATGCGAGAAGATGATCCCCGGCGACGGTTTCGACTATGAAAAAGGGGTAAACCTACCGCCCCTCATTCATAAGCAACATGCCGCCAAGGTATGGAGTTACATTGAAAAGGGCAAAGCAGAGGGAGCCCGCCTGATTACCGGTGGTGTGCCCTACACCGACCCGGCGCTGGCTAAGGGCAACTTCGTTCCTCCTACCGTATTTGCGGATGTTACTCCGGAAATGACCATTTTCCAGGAAGAGATCTTTGGTCCAGTTCTTACAGTAACGCCTTTTGAAACTGAGCAAGAAGCGATAGATTTGGCCAACGGTACGCCTTTTGGACTAGCTGGAGCCGTGTTCACCAATGATTGCCGACGGGCTTTACGGGTAGCGGAAGCGATTAAGGCCGGTCAAATCTATGTTAACACCTACTTCAGCAAAGCCATTAACGAGTCTCCCGGAGCCGGCTGGAAAGAGAGCGGTCTCGGCATTGCCGGCATTCAGAAATACATGAGGTCTAAAACGGTGTTCATGGATATGAGTGAAGGAACTCTGCCGCCCCAATGA